In Nitrospirota bacterium, a single genomic region encodes these proteins:
- the tcmP gene encoding three-Cys-motif partner protein TcmP: MSNDELYAGREQTFVKHFVLQKYLERFAHIIGSWCNTITYVDCFSGPWNVRSNKFADSSFATALNELRKARDAHTQRGKDVSIRCFFLEADPTAYSRLDEFARTIDYATIETRNAALEQSIPEILDFVRRGGQNSFPFILIDPSGWAGFELDTIAPLLQCRPGEVLINFMTSAIRRFIDSPQYETKESFRKMFGSEDFRETIATLSGQDRDDAAVGEYALNVKRTGGFNHTCTAIVLDPQKDQTHYHLIYATRNVKGVEVFKDVEKKAMQVQEKARADAQQRRRISKAGQSELFNSKEMHDPSYYNRLRERYLEKSRRLLLGVLEKRRRLPYDEAWLLALSEPMTWGSDLKMWLEEWQKAGHLNIEGLRERQRVPARGKKHILIWT, encoded by the coding sequence ATGAGCAATGATGAATTGTATGCTGGGCGCGAACAAACATTCGTAAAACATTTTGTTCTCCAGAAATACCTGGAGCGTTTCGCGCACATCATCGGTTCCTGGTGCAACACGATCACTTATGTGGATTGTTTTTCCGGTCCTTGGAACGTCCGCTCGAACAAGTTTGCGGACAGCTCTTTTGCGACTGCATTGAATGAATTACGAAAGGCTCGCGACGCGCACACCCAACGTGGGAAGGATGTCTCGATCCGCTGTTTCTTCTTGGAAGCGGACCCAACGGCGTATTCGAGGCTCGACGAATTCGCAAGAACCATCGACTATGCGACGATCGAGACCCGAAATGCCGCCCTGGAACAATCCATCCCAGAAATTCTCGATTTCGTCCGGCGTGGCGGCCAAAACTCTTTTCCGTTCATTCTGATTGACCCGTCCGGCTGGGCGGGGTTCGAGCTCGATACGATTGCCCCCCTCCTTCAATGTCGGCCGGGGGAAGTACTGATCAATTTCATGACCAGCGCCATAAGGCGATTCATTGATTCGCCACAGTACGAGACAAAAGAAAGCTTCAGGAAGATGTTCGGCTCGGAAGATTTCCGCGAGACAATTGCAACATTGTCCGGACAGGATCGAGACGATGCGGCGGTGGGCGAATACGCTCTCAATGTAAAGCGGACGGGCGGGTTCAACCACACCTGTACGGCAATCGTACTTGATCCGCAAAAGGACCAAACCCACTATCACCTCATCTATGCAACCCGGAATGTGAAGGGCGTCGAGGTGTTCAAGGATGTCGAGAAGAAAGCCATGCAGGTCCAGGAGAAGGCCCGCGCCGATGCTCAGCAACGGCGGCGCATATCGAAGGCAGGTCAATCCGAACTATTCAACAGCAAGGAGATGCACGACCCCAGCTACTACAACCGATTGAGGGAGCGGTACCTGGAGAAGTCGCGTCGCCTCTTGTTAGGGGTCCTGGAGAAACGGCGCCGTTTGCCCTACGACGAGGCATGGCTGCTCGCGTTGTCCGAACCGATGACATGGGGGTCCGATCTGAAAATGTGGCTTGAGGAATGGCAGAAAGCAGGGCACCTGAACATCGAGGGACTGCGGGAACGGCAGAGAGTACCTGCTCGGGGCAAGAAACATATTCTCATCTGGACTTGA
- a CDS encoding AAA family ATPase has protein sequence MVPDSIFLNRVVLNNYKSIKECSVALGPLTFLVGQNGAGKSNFLDALRLVSDSINSSLEHALRDRGGINEVRRRSSGHPTHFGIRVDWRLPDQSEGFYAFRVGAQKKGGFEVQQEECHVRDKGRLPANFYKVIDGSVKQSSMDVTPPAACDRLYLVAAAGLPSFRPIYDALSHMGFYNLNPDEIRDLQPPDPGSVLKRDGSNLASVLGVLERENKDLHARIVGLLSKVVPGIQGIDVKHIGKKETLEFRQLVGTSRDPWRFMAENMSDGTLRALGVLTALFQSSDGGRKKVLFVGIEEPEAAVHPGAAGVLRDGLRAASRTTQTAVTSHSPDLLDDKEIADHNILAVINRNGETKIGPLDDAGRSAIRDRLYSAGELMRLNQLEPDEEALDKIVPSQLDLFADLKA, from the coding sequence ATGGTGCCTGATTCTATTTTTCTGAACAGGGTGGTACTGAACAATTATAAGAGCATCAAGGAGTGCTCTGTCGCATTGGGTCCGTTGACCTTCCTCGTCGGACAAAACGGCGCAGGCAAGAGCAACTTTCTCGACGCTCTACGGCTGGTTTCCGATTCCATCAATTCATCTCTGGAGCACGCCCTGCGAGACCGTGGCGGGATCAATGAGGTTCGGCGGCGGTCATCGGGGCATCCAACCCATTTCGGCATCCGCGTGGATTGGCGGTTGCCGGATCAAAGCGAGGGATTCTATGCCTTTCGTGTCGGTGCTCAGAAAAAGGGGGGATTCGAGGTCCAGCAGGAAGAATGCCATGTTCGTGACAAGGGCCGCCTGCCCGCGAACTTTTACAAAGTGATCGACGGTAGTGTGAAGCAGTCCAGCATGGACGTAACACCCCCCGCGGCATGTGATCGTTTGTACCTGGTGGCAGCGGCGGGTTTGCCATCCTTCAGGCCAATCTATGATGCGCTGTCCCACATGGGATTCTATAATCTGAACCCAGACGAAATCCGCGACTTACAGCCCCCCGATCCCGGAAGCGTCCTCAAGCGTGACGGGAGTAATCTGGCGAGCGTGTTAGGGGTACTGGAAAGGGAAAACAAGGATCTGCATGCTCGCATCGTAGGTTTGCTCTCCAAGGTGGTACCGGGCATCCAAGGCATAGACGTCAAACATATCGGCAAGAAGGAAACGCTGGAATTTCGCCAGCTCGTGGGAACCAGCCGGGATCCTTGGCGGTTCATGGCTGAGAACATGTCCGACGGCACCCTGCGCGCTCTTGGCGTCTTGACCGCACTATTTCAGTCATCCGATGGCGGCCGAAAGAAAGTTCTGTTCGTGGGCATCGAAGAGCCGGAAGCTGCGGTGCACCCCGGCGCGGCCGGCGTATTGCGGGATGGATTGCGCGCTGCATCGAGAACCACTCAGACGGCGGTAACCAGTCACAGCCCCGATCTGTTGGACGATAAGGAAATCGCGGACCATAACATCCTGGCTGTAATCAATCGGAATGGAGAAACCAAGATCGGACCGCTCGACGACGCCGGTAGGTCAGCCATCAGAGATCGTCTGTACAGCGCCGGCGAACTCATGCGACTCAACCAATTGGAACCGGATGAGGAAGCTCTAGACAAGATCGTCCCTTCGCAATTGGATCTCTTTGCCGATCTGAAAGCATGA
- a CDS encoding phage Gp37/Gp68 family protein, with the protein MADHSKIEWTDATWNPVRGCTKISPGCAHCYAETFAERFRGVPGHPFEDGFELRLVPEKLFDPLRWSTPRMIFVNSMSDLFHEDIPDDYIAAVAQVMVRANWHTFQVLTKRTARMVTMLRSKLRGAGRQEHIWWGASVENRKRGLPRVDHLRTAPAQMRFLSIEPLLEDLGRINLRGIGWVIVGGESGSGARPMKAEWVRKIRRQCRAAGIPLFFKQWGGVRKSEAGRRLDGKTYDEFPTRPPVRSPVEEERLQAMREIEAEARRWASG; encoded by the coding sequence GTGGCTGATCACTCCAAGATTGAGTGGACAGATGCAACATGGAATCCGGTTCGCGGGTGCACCAAGATCAGTCCGGGTTGCGCCCATTGCTATGCCGAGACCTTCGCCGAGCGGTTTCGCGGCGTACCCGGCCATCCCTTTGAGGATGGGTTCGAGCTTCGCCTGGTCCCTGAGAAGCTTTTCGATCCACTACGCTGGAGCACCCCCCGGATGATTTTCGTCAATTCGATGAGCGACCTCTTCCACGAGGACATCCCGGACGATTACATTGCCGCCGTCGCACAAGTCATGGTTCGGGCCAATTGGCACACATTTCAGGTTCTTACCAAGCGCACTGCACGAATGGTGACGATGCTGCGCTCAAAGTTGCGCGGAGCGGGTCGGCAAGAGCATATCTGGTGGGGCGCGAGCGTCGAAAACCGAAAACGTGGACTGCCACGCGTAGACCACCTGCGAACCGCGCCCGCTCAAATGCGATTCCTTTCAATCGAGCCCCTCTTGGAAGATCTGGGAAGAATCAATCTGCGCGGTATTGGCTGGGTGATTGTCGGCGGTGAAAGCGGTTCGGGCGCCAGGCCGATGAAAGCAGAGTGGGTGCGGAAGATTCGACGCCAGTGTCGAGCGGCGGGAATCCCCCTCTTTTTCAAGCAATGGGGCGGCGTGCGCAAGAGCGAGGCCGGTCGCAGACTGGATGGGAAAACCTATGACGAATTCCCCACACGTCCGCCGGTGCGATCGCCGGTGGAAGAAGAACGACTTCAGGCCATGCGGGAGATTGAAGCTGAAGCTCGAAGGTGGGCAAGTGGATGA
- a CDS encoding DUF1828 domain-containing protein — protein sequence MLIERYLRWLREEFSATKVGEACRITTPFLDRFNDAIEIFVEKRNGMLLLTDDGETLGDLRASGLEFSTEKRNAHLTAILNGFGVRRENDDIVVTSGEHDFPQKKHNLIQAILAIGDLFVMGQEHVVSFFKEDVAHFLSERGVSVFRDFKLAGKGGIDHKFDFALPKSSKCPERVLQAINNLTREQSTLFAFAVADVKLIRPEPLQAFTIINDPVNPPNEEYLNVLRNYEVQPLYWSQKDQALGHLSS from the coding sequence GTGCTGATTGAGCGATACCTTCGATGGCTGAGAGAGGAGTTTTCTGCCACCAAGGTGGGGGAGGCTTGCCGTATCACCACGCCGTTTCTCGACAGATTCAATGATGCCATTGAGATATTTGTAGAAAAGAGGAACGGAATGCTTCTTCTCACCGACGACGGGGAGACTTTAGGCGATCTCAGAGCATCGGGGCTTGAGTTTTCCACCGAAAAACGGAACGCTCATCTTACGGCAATTCTGAACGGATTTGGCGTTCGCCGGGAGAACGATGATATCGTTGTCACGAGTGGTGAACACGATTTTCCGCAGAAGAAGCACAATCTGATTCAAGCAATCCTGGCCATCGGCGACCTATTCGTCATGGGCCAAGAACACGTCGTGTCTTTTTTCAAGGAAGACGTGGCGCATTTCCTCAGCGAGCGGGGGGTATCCGTCTTCAGAGACTTCAAGCTGGCCGGAAAAGGTGGCATTGATCACAAGTTCGATTTCGCCCTTCCAAAATCGAGCAAGTGTCCGGAGAGAGTCCTCCAAGCCATTAACAACCTCACGAGGGAACAATCGACCTTGTTCGCGTTCGCGGTCGCCGATGTTAAACTTATCAGGCCAGAACCTTTGCAGGCGTTTACCATAATCAACGATCCGGTGAACCCTCCGAATGAAGAGTATTTGAACGTCCTGCGAAATTACGAAGTTCAACCACTCTATTGGTCCCAGAAAGACCAAGCGCTAGGCCACCTTTCTTCTTGA